A stretch of Plasmodium chabaudi chabaudi strain AS genome assembly, chromosome: 14 DNA encodes these proteins:
- a CDS encoding pinin/SDK/MemA domain-containing protein, putative, which translates to MKKYLSEENKLKITIRKDYFERENIKAKILSNINRLTHLCLDEKTEHPKNEPAKRVPSNENIENDPNFEVEKRPKLNEDEKTVTRNKRLLQSFLFDHLKKAKDALEDEKTNKTIIMQQAQNKRVEAKLLEEKKKIEKNEIFDIEKKTIILIDDIKMLEENIKKNEGKFMKMSLISHYDKMKNFISTNTSPTIFWCPLKFNEKMKTLQKGTHEFINKKIEEIESANYEVEFEEESWVKEFDNLREIIKRKSADNEEENGEEKGGDNEEENKEKNEGENEEENEEENGEDKEEEDEEEDEEENEEENEEES; encoded by the exons atgaaaaaatatttatctgaagaaaataaactaaaaataacaataagaaaggattattttgaaagagaaaatattaaagcaaaaatattaagtaatataaatagaTTAACCCATTTATGCTTAG ACGAAAAAACGGAACACCCAAAAAATGAGCCAGCAAAAAGAGTGCCCAGCAATGAAAACAta GAAAATGATCCAAACTTTGAAGTAGAAAAACGA CCTAAACTGAATGAAGACGAAAAAACAGTTACTCGGAATAAAAGGTTGCTACAAAGTTTTCTCTTTGATCATCTAAAAAAAGCAAAGGATGCTTTAGAGGATGAAAAGACAAATAAAACTATTATAATGCAACAGGCCCAAAATAAAAGAGTAGAGGCAAAATTattagaagaaaaaaaaaaaatcgaaaaaaatgaaatatttgatatagaaaaaaaaacaattatacTTATTGatgatattaaaatgttagaagaaaatataaaaaaaaatgaggGGAAGTTTATGAAAATGTCATTAATTAGTCattatgataaaatgaaaaattttattagcaCTAATACTTCTCCAACTATTTTTTGGTGCccattaaaatttaatgaaaaaatgaaaacacTACAAAAAGGTACCcatgaatttataaataaaaaaatcgagGAAATCGAATCAGCCAATTATGAGGTCGAGTTTGAGGAAGAAAGCTGGGTCAAAGAATTTGATAACTTGAGGGAAAtcataaaaaggaaatcgGCCGATAAcgaagaagaaaatggGGAAGAGAAAGGGGGAGACAACGAAGAGGAaaataaagagaaaaatgAGGGGGAAAACGAGGAGGAAAATGAAGAGGAAAACGGCGAAGATAAAGAGGAGGAAGACGAGGAGGAAGACGAGGAAGAAAACGAGGAAGAAAACGAGGAG
- a CDS encoding ubiquitin-like protein, putative, translating into MKELEELCKYKNVKEIKTINIKNVGNFIKKIAYEDYDTIDEVLRRNELIKENENFLYQFKKQIIDLKKTFSYYKINPNDTIYVLPEPPPSPFLIYLFHQISGKIHCIELNHLDSVAMLKKHVEKKLKIKDEDQILIYNDKCINNRKSLQEEFSTREVLVTILDKHDIPEIEEDEI; encoded by the exons ATGAAAGAGCTAGAAGAAttgtgtaaatataaaaacgttaaagaaataaaaactataaatataaaaaatgttggaaattttataaaaaaaattgcataTGAAGATTATGATACAATTGATGAGGTGCTAAGAAGAAAcgaattaataaaagaaaatgaaaattttttatatcaatttaaaaaacagattatcgatttaaaaaaaacattttcctattataaaataaatcctAATGATACAATTTATGTATTGCCTGAACCACCTCCATCGCCTttcttaatatatttatttcatcaaaTATCCGGAAAAATTCAT TGTATCGAATTAAACCATCTGGACTCAGTTGCGATGCTAAAGAAGCacgttgaaaaaaaattaaaaataaaagatgaaGATCAGAtcttaatttataatgataaatgTATAAACAATAGAAAATCATTACAAGAGGAGTTTTCAACTCGTGAAGTTCTCGTAACTATTCTTGATAAGCATGACATACCAGAAATTGAAGAAGacgaaatataa
- a CDS encoding general transcription factor IIH subunit 2, putative — MQNSQNIDNKAIFVEEVVRDFDQNEVFEEITTKFVWEQDVERSWNLLVENNGILQHVNQETYEEKNKQKYKKNQTCSLRKGIFRNVIILFDMSSSMTERDFKPNRITVILECVEIFLKNFFFKNPVGHVGVVALKNSSAKLIQQLTSNIDDVLNSLVKEQKEGLQGSPSLQEGLEIAHNLLMDMPLYGTKEILIMYGSIRTCDKKNILKYLDLLIKNNMYVNCISIAPEMHILKHICEKTHGIYKICTSKNILINEINQVAETPLWMHGMEPQLIHICFPVKKKINTQIVCSCHNTLNTDTYICNFCNSYTCKIPSKCKVCGIHLISMHDLSHITNNLQASPLFIEIKNEQNYYTYCSSCNQQLYDKVSQCTKCKNIFCLECDVFIHEDLNQCPFCLNDDD, encoded by the exons atGCAAAATTCCCaaaatattgataataaa GCCATTTTTGTTGAAGAGGTTGTAAGAGATTTTGATCAAAATGAAGTGTTCGAAGAAATAACGACAAAATTTGTCTGGGAGCAAG ATGTGGAACGATCATGGAATTTACTTGTTGAAAATAACGGTATATTACAACATGTCAATCAGGAAAcatatgaagaaaaaaataaacaaaaatataaaaagaacCAAACTTGCTCACTAAGAAAAGGAATATTCAG GAacgtaataatattatttgacATGTCAAGTAGCATGACAGAACGGGATTTCAAGCCAAACAGGATAACCGTTATCCTCGAATGCGTTGAG ATATTTctcaaaaatttttttttcaaaaaccCGGTGGGGCATGTTGGAGTAGTAGCATTGAAGAACAGCTCAGCAAAATTAATTCAACAATTGACATCAAATATAGACGATGTTTTAAACTCATTAGTAAAGGAACAAAAGGAAGGACTTCAAGGATCTCCATCATTACAAGAAGGACTAGAAATTGctcataatttattaatggATATGCCTTTATATGGaacaaaagaaatattaattatgtatGGATCTATAAGGACatgtgataaaaaaaatatattaaaatatttagatttattaataaaaaataatatgtatgtaaATTGTATATCAATAGCTCCtgaaatgcatatattaaaacatatttgtGAAAAAACACATggtatttacaaaatatgtacaagtaaaaatattttaataaatgaaataaatcaaGTTGCTGAAACTCCATTATGGATGCATGGAATGGAACCTCAATTAATTCATATATGTTTTccagtaaaaaaaaaaattaacacaCAAATTGTATGCTCTTGTCATAATACTTTAAATACtgatacatatatttgcaACTTTTGTAATAGTTATACATGTAAAATACCATCTAAATGTAAAGTATGTGgtattcatttaatttcaATGCATGATCTTTCACATATTACTAACAATCTTCAAGCATCTccattatttattgaaattaaaaacgaACAGAATTATTACACATATTGTTCATCATGTAATCAACAGTTATATGATAAAGTATCTCAATGCActaaatgtaaaaatattttttgtttggaATGTGATGTTTTTATTCATGAAGATTTAAATCAATGTcctttttgtttaaatgATGACGACTAA
- a CDS encoding serine/threonine protein kinase PK9, putative — protein MYLGSVKNVEDLFLSKGEYKKVFLCLKRNENSESIQIDISYDSNIYNILQLCREKYEIHGDYLIDSCGNIVENIKDIIDGDTLYLKDSKDKFHFLNHIKSNNLIVNDYIVEKKIGSGGFGIVFQGIHIQTKQKVALKFIPKSNFLDVTDVHRVFIEIQTLRGLIHKNIIKMYDVNHFQNYVCLIMEYAVNSDLKKYILKNNGYLSEKETYSLFLQIVKGVYYCHSKHIVHRDLKLENILLDENMTCKIADFGLSDFVNVDQNIKTEAGTKLYIAPEIIFNQTINYSVFKLDIWSLGILLFIMTQGYPPFVDVGKDIKYFEQATLKYSNDISDDLKDLISLMLNVDPNKRPIIVEILNHRWFYRYS, from the coding sequence ATGTACCTGGGTAGTGTCAAAAATGTGGAGGACTTGTTCTTAAGTAAAGGGGAATACAAAAAAGTATTTCTTTGCTTAAAgagaaatgaaaatagtGAGTCAATACAAATAGATATAAGTTATGAtagtaatatttataatatcttACAATTATGTcgagaaaaatatgaaattcACGGTGATTATTTAATAGATAGCTGTGGAAATATtgtagaaaatattaaagacATAATAGATGGTGatacattatatttaaaagacAGTAAAGAtaaattccattttttaaatcatataaaatcaaataatttaatagtaaatgattatatagtagaaaaaaaaatagggTCAGGCGGATTTGGTATCGTATTTCAAGgtatacatatacaaaCTAAACAAAAAGTtgcattaaaatttataccTAAAAGCAACTTTTTAGATGTTACAGATGTTCATAGAGTATTTATAGAAATACAAACATTAAGAGGtttaatacataaaaatataattaaaatgtatGACGTTaatcattttcaaaattatgtttGTCTAATTATGGAATATGCTGTTAATagtgatttaaaaaaatatatattaaaaaataatggatATTTATCTGAAAAAGAAACCTATTCCTTATTTTTGCAAATTGTTAAAGGAGTATATTATTGTCATTCTAAGCATATTGTACATAGAGatttaaaattagaaaatattttacttgatgaaaatatgacATGTAAAATTGCAGATTTTGGATTATCTGACTTTGTTAATGTTgatcaaaatattaaaacagAAGCTggaacaaaattatatattgcaccggaaattatttttaatcaaACTATTAATTATTCTGTATTTAAATTAGATATATGGAGTTTaggaatattattatttattatgacTCAAGGTTACCCTCCATTTGTTGATGTTGGCAAAGAtatcaaatattttgagCAAGCCACtcttaaatattcaaatgaTATTTCCGACGACCTAAAGGATCTCATATCTCTAATGCTAAATGTCGACCCCAATAAACGACCCATAATTGTAGAAATTTTAAACCATAGATGGTTCTATCGATATTCATAA
- a CDS encoding heptatricopeptide repeat-containing protein, putative, which yields MYYSKRVKLLNHLDCIQKIWGGLKLRKSVKIKGRNFSYLTSIYEDDIKNRSDKYYGNKNVINEKKESSSPFLFGDDYKIKNIKGSNSNNGDALRNIFLMDSMSDINLYFDNNFNDMKNYELVYLLFKIYEIAFASFYKTYEFSEGLILDNPYFKYISFPQYIDIYLKKYGAIDNVSSFGTTTREISNDEICLEDLPNAINKDSNSKINDMIYTMEGNDQSEILGEMALPFSSEKIKNRNEGLSNNAYNYINKGDINGVIELYFKYILYLENLNIKENKWSEYIHGFFLTDKYEKFYYNVLDVIYKKILSFSCIDIINFLYILKRTNIIQIKDISLLVENVILENLNFMNEQYLVMLGYIYLNNYTNKRKTNLKGVKRYCNKNFLEIFINLIQTKIKSMNNTNFIKLLEYISNNNYKHIQFFRDIKSEIYKRYNNFNDEQIMKLFYLYSQNINASDDCLMHHFMNSTMVIFSEDQIDNKKKTNIHFERFNNNINPIKCDNNGVAKTMGDDSLGENVKQNCSTPSIDGDIDQMNTREVEKKKEEEIPLYLLLNIIWVNAKYFKESTFLLKKWENVILKNIHNFGSTTISMLIWAYSNVENKNSELYFDNNLYIKLKDRALELYKHMTPNQLSNSLLGLSITIGRTTDKEGRAITDFQDEVEEYLLYNSGDINDKSVRKKKNNKENTNNSNINKKNEGVKKTSFSFLKIFSATDLANVCFAYALIRSGSKEFHSMLQSALVNNLHDLSPQDISKIVYTYGIFYFYSSYTLLSLLQYEIIQRVHQFSGHEICDILWCYSINKFFDTNFWKYMLQGINFEKIHDHRYSLLYPSLSYVNLIDPSILESYNVLRIFNFLKDHYWEIQICSYPHLFANDIIDTMKNQNEIILSKESENNEEKDTFQYIQKLFDFEGFLIDIYFEYKNSKYAVFLYTSINTTSNGYPLGESILKTRYVKKKNFITIHLLYDIWKNYKGNKIDLIYSQFVRGSEFRPGTAKEMTQ from the coding sequence atGTATTATTCGAAAAGGGTCAAACTATTGAATCATCTTGATtgtattcaaaaaatatggggAGGTTTAAAATTACGAAAATCGGTTAAAATAAAGGGGAGGAATTTCAGTTATTTGACAAGCATATATGAAGATGACATTAAAAATCGAAgtgataaatattatggAAACAAAAATGTGATCAATGAAAAGAAGGAATCATCTTCCCCTTTTCTTTTTGGGGatgattataaaattaagaatATCAAAGGAagtaatagtaataatggCGATGCTTTacgaaatatatttcttatgGATTCAATGAGTGATATAAatctatattttgataacaattttaatgataTGAAAAACTATGAGttagtatatttattatttaaaatttatgaaatagCATTTGCtagtttttataaaacGTATGAATTTTCAGAAGGTTTGATTTTGGACAATCCATATTTTAAGTACATTTCTTTCCCTCAATACATAGATATAtatcttaaaaaatatggagcCATCGATAATGTTTCTAGTTTTGGTACAACAACACGTGAAATATCGAATGATGAAATATGTTTAGAAGATTTACCTAAtgcaataaataaagatagcaattcaaaaataaacgaTATGATATATACTATGGAAGGAAATGATCAAAGTGAAATATTGGGAGAGATGGCATTACCATTTTCaagtgaaaaaattaaaaacagAAATGAGGGATTGTctaataatgcatataattacATAAACAAAGGAGATATAAATGGAGTTAtagaattatattttaagtatattttatatttagaaaatttaaatataaaagaaaataaatggagtgaatatatacatggtttttttttaacagaTAAATATGAGaagttttattataatgtattggatgtaatatataaaaaaatattatctttttcatgtattgatataattaattttttatatatattaaagagaacaaatataatacaaataaaagacATAAGTTTATTAGTAGAAAATGTAATattagaaaatttaaattttatgaacgAGCAATATCTAGTTATGTtaggatatatatatttaaacaatTACACCAACAAAAGAAAGACAAATTTGAAAGGTGTTAAAAGatattgtaataaaaactttttagaaatatttataaatttaattcaaacaaaaataaaatcaatGAATAATACGAATTTTATTAAGTTGCttgaatatataagtaataataattataagcaTATCCAATTTTTTAGAGATATTAAAagtgaaatatataaaagatataacaattttaacgatgaacaaataatgaaacttttttatttgtattcacaaaatattaacGCCTCGGATGATTGTTTAATGCACCATTTTATGAATTCTACTATGGTGATTTTTTCAGAAGACCAAATcgataacaaaaaaaaaactaataTTCATTTCGAAAggtttaataataatataaatccAATTAAATGTGACAATAATGGAGTAGCTAAAACAATGGGAGATGATTCCCTTGGAGAAAatgtaaaacaaaattgttCTACACCATCAATTGATGGAGATATAGACCAAATGAATACTAGAGAAGTTGAGAAAAAGAAGGAAGAGGAAATaccattatatttattgttaaatataatatgggtaaatgcaaaatattttaaagaatcaacttttttattaaaaaaatgggaaaatgtaattttgaaaaatattcataattttggTAGTACTACTATTAGTATGCTAATATGGGCATATAGTAatgttgaaaataaaaatagcgaattatattttgataataatttatatataaaattaaaggaTAGAGCTTTAGAATTGTATAAACATATGACTCCTAATCAATTATCAAATAGTTTGTTAGGTTTGTCTATAACCATTGGTAGAACTACGGATAAAGAAGGAAGAGCAATAACAGATTTTCAAGACGAAGTTgaagaatatttattgtataaTTCAGGagatataaatgataaatctgttcgaaaaaaaaaaaataataaggaaaatactaataattcaaatataaataagaaaaatgaaggggtaaaaaaaacaagcttttcttttttaaaaattttcagtGCAACAGATCTTGCAAATGTTTGTTTTGCATATGCATTAATTAGATCGGGAAGCAAAGAATTTCATTCAATGTTACAATCAGCTTTAGTAAATAATTTGCATGACTTATCACCACAagatatatcaaaaatagtatacacatatggaatattctatttttattcctcATATACATTATTGAGCTTATTAcaatatgaaataatacaaaGAGTACACCAATTTTCTGGGCATGAAATATGTGACATATTATGGTGTtatagtataaataaattttttgacACTAATTTTTGGAAATATATGTTACAAGgtataaattttgaaaaaatccACGATCATCgttattctttattatatccTTCTTTGTCTTATGTTAATTTAATTGACCCATCTATTTTAGAATCTTATAATGTGTtaagaatatttaattttttaaaagaccATTATTGGGAAATACAAATTTGCTCATACCCACATTTATTTGCAAATGATATTATAGACACAatgaaaaatcaaaatgaaattattttaagtAAAGAAtcagaaaataatgaagaaaaagatacttttcaatatattcaaaagCTTTTTGATTTTGAAGGGTTTTTAATTGATATATACTTTGAATacaaaaattcaaaatatgctgtatttttatatacatcgATTAATACTACCTCAAATGGATACCCATTAGGGGaaagtatattaaaaacaagatatgttaaaaaaaaaaacttcaTAACAATTCATTTACTTTATgatatatggaaaaattataagggaaataaaatagattTGATATATTCGCAGTTTGTGAGGGGAAGTGAATTTCGCCCTGGAACTGCAAAGGAGATGACACAGTAA